From Xiphophorus hellerii strain 12219 chromosome 9, Xiphophorus_hellerii-4.1, whole genome shotgun sequence, a single genomic window includes:
- the tm4sf18 gene encoding transmembrane 4 L6 family member 1, whose product MCCSVGFARSLGLALLPLALCSILANLLLLFPMGEITYIQQDRLASYIWYFGGLGGGGLLMLIPAVAFITLGKCSCCWNESLMMCGSVLAAIVGLLGSGYCFVISGLALVQGPHCFTSYGWSYPFADQRGRYLLQPEIWPRCLQPINIVEWNVTLLCVLLGLAVLEFIICLLQLGNGLVNAICRPCCYKQEYSLNA is encoded by the exons aTGTGCTGCTCGGTGGGTTTTGCCCGGTCTTTGGGCCTGGCTCTGCTGCCGCTGGCACTCTGCAGCATTTTGgccaacctgctgctgctgtttccaaTGGGAGAAATCACCTACATCCAGCAGGACCGACTCGCCAGCTACATCTGGTACTTTGGTGGACTGGGAGGCGGAGGGCTGCTG ATGCTGATTCCAGCTGTGGCCTTCATCACTCTAGGgaaatgcagctgctgctggaatgAAAGCTTAATG ATGTGCGGCTCGGTTCTGGCGGCCATCGTCGGCCTCCTGGGCTCTGGTTACTGCTTCGTCATTTCAGGCCTGGCTTTGGTTCAGGGCCCCCACTGCTTCACCTCCTATGGGTGGTCGTACCCCTTCGCAGACCAGCGCGGCAG GTATCTGTTGCAGCCTGAAATCTGGCCGCGGTGCCTCCAGCCCATCAACATCGTAGAATGGAACGTCACTCTGCTGTGCGTGTTACTGGGCCTCGCAGTGCTGGAGTTCATTATCTGCCTTTTACAGCTTGGAAACGGTTTAGTGAACGCCATCTGTCGGCCCTGCTGCTACAAGCAGGAATACAGTCTCAACGCTTAG